In the Acidovorax sp. A79 genome, one interval contains:
- the hemN gene encoding oxygen-independent coproporphyrinogen III oxidase yields MTAVSPDLLRRFDVPGPRYTSYPTADRFVEAFGQEDYALALEQRRMGTLTKALPLSLYVHIPFCESLCYYCACNKIITKHHDRAEVYLRYLSREIDLHTAHCGTGQVVSQLHLGGGTPTFLSDDGLRELMAMLQRSFTLAPGGEYSIEVDPRTVNADRLAVLAELGFNRLSFGVQDFDPEVQKAVHRIQPAEQVFSLVESARSLGFESINVDLIYGLPRQTPESFDRTLAQVVQLRPDRIALYAYAHLPERFKPQRRILSAELPAASGKVSMLSRSLDAFMGAGYVYVGMDHFALPEDSLAVAKRQGRLHRNFQGYSTQPDCDLIGLGVSAIGRVGATYSQNAKTLDEYYDLLNQGRLPVVRGLALTRDDLVRRAVIMSLMCQGELLFEPMEQAWLLDFRHYFSAELAQLDTMAEQGLVKVRPDGVEVTAMGWFFVRGIAMVFDRYLQADRNRARFSRII; encoded by the coding sequence ATGACCGCTGTTTCGCCTGACCTGCTGCGCCGTTTTGACGTACCAGGCCCCCGCTATACCTCCTATCCGACGGCCGACCGGTTTGTGGAAGCCTTCGGCCAGGAGGACTACGCCCTCGCCCTCGAGCAGCGCCGCATGGGCACCCTGACCAAGGCGCTGCCCTTGTCCCTGTATGTGCACATCCCCTTTTGCGAGTCGCTGTGCTACTACTGCGCCTGCAACAAGATCATCACCAAGCACCACGACCGGGCTGAAGTCTATCTGCGCTATCTCAGCCGCGAGATCGATCTGCACACGGCGCACTGCGGCACGGGTCAGGTGGTGAGCCAGCTGCACCTGGGCGGCGGCACCCCCACCTTCCTGTCGGACGATGGCTTGCGGGAACTCATGGCGATGCTCCAGCGCAGCTTCACCCTGGCGCCGGGCGGGGAGTACTCGATCGAGGTGGACCCCCGTACCGTCAATGCCGACCGGCTTGCCGTGCTCGCGGAGCTTGGATTCAACCGGCTGAGTTTTGGCGTGCAGGATTTTGACCCCGAGGTCCAGAAGGCGGTGCACCGCATCCAGCCCGCCGAACAGGTGTTTTCGCTGGTGGAATCCGCGCGCTCGCTCGGCTTCGAATCGATCAATGTGGACCTGATCTACGGGTTGCCGCGCCAGACGCCGGAGTCGTTCGACCGTACGCTGGCGCAGGTGGTTCAGTTGCGGCCTGATCGCATTGCGCTGTATGCCTATGCCCACCTGCCGGAGCGGTTCAAGCCCCAGCGCCGCATCCTCTCCGCCGAACTGCCCGCAGCCTCCGGCAAGGTGTCGATGCTCTCCCGTTCGCTCGACGCGTTCATGGGCGCCGGCTATGTGTATGTGGGGATGGACCACTTCGCGCTGCCGGAGGACTCGCTGGCCGTCGCCAAGCGGCAGGGCCGCCTGCACCGTAACTTCCAGGGCTACAGCACCCAGCCCGACTGCGACCTGATCGGCCTGGGCGTGTCGGCCATTGGCAGGGTCGGCGCCACCTACAGCCAGAACGCCAAGACCCTGGATGAGTACTACGACCTGCTGAACCAGGGGCGTCTGCCCGTGGTGCGTGGCCTGGCCCTGACGCGGGACGACCTCGTGCGCCGCGCCGTCATCATGTCCTTGATGTGCCAGGGAGAACTGCTGTTCGAGCCCATGGAACAGGCCTGGCTCCTCGATTTTCGGCACTATTTCTCCGCCGAACTGGCGCAACTCGACACCATGGCCGAGCAGGGGCTGGTCAAGGTGAGGCCCGACGGTGTCGAGGTCACGGCCATGGGCTGGTTCTTCGTGCGCGGCATCGCCATGGTTTTCGACCGATATCTGCAGGCAGACCGCAACCGCGCGCGTTTTTCACGCATCATCTGA
- a CDS encoding sulfite exporter TauE/SafE family protein, giving the protein MLATVASTALLMGLVGGPHCLAMCSAPCGAVVGQGSAGCASAPGGGAPAEGAPPKVQAVRWAPRGGVARRAVAFHAGRLTGYALAGGLAALAMDSLAWLTQQTMALRPAWTLMHVAVMAWGLMLMVQARQPLWVEQAGRGVWERVRPLVRAPGGILAAGFLWALMPCGLLYSALLVAALSGGPLEGALSMALFGIGSGVWLVGGPWAWTRLRARLNTVRADWGTRAAGGLLCAVASWALWMDLVYKPSLWCR; this is encoded by the coding sequence ATGCTTGCAACGGTTGCCTCGACTGCCTTGTTGATGGGGCTCGTTGGCGGGCCCCATTGCCTGGCCATGTGCTCGGCACCTTGTGGCGCCGTGGTGGGGCAGGGGAGCGCGGGCTGCGCATCCGCCCCCGGCGGCGGGGCGCCGGCGGAGGGGGCTCCCCCGAAGGTGCAGGCGGTGCGGTGGGCACCGCGCGGTGGCGTGGCCCGGCGGGCCGTGGCCTTTCATGCGGGCCGCCTGACGGGATATGCGCTGGCGGGCGGGCTGGCCGCCCTGGCCATGGACAGCCTGGCGTGGCTCACTCAGCAGACCATGGCACTGCGCCCGGCGTGGACCTTGATGCACGTCGCGGTGATGGCGTGGGGGCTGATGCTGATGGTCCAGGCGCGGCAGCCGCTCTGGGTGGAGCAGGCGGGCCGTGGCGTGTGGGAGCGCGTGCGGCCTCTGGTCCGTGCCCCGGGAGGCATTCTTGCCGCGGGGTTTCTCTGGGCGCTGATGCCCTGTGGCTTGCTGTATTCGGCGCTGCTGGTGGCTGCCTTGAGCGGAGGGCCCCTGGAGGGCGCATTGTCCATGGCGCTTTTTGGCATTGGCAGCGGCGTCTGGCTGGTCGGCGGGCCCTGGGCCTGGACGCGGTTGCGGGCCCGGCTCAACACCGTGCGCGCGGACTGGGGGACGCGCGCCGCCGGTGGCCTGCTCTGCGCGGTGGCAAGCTGGGCACTGTGGATGGACCTCGTCTACAAACCCTCGCTGTGGTGCCGCTAG
- a CDS encoding HD-GYP domain-containing protein — protein sequence MNSSILIDISQLRVGMYIQLDVGWMHHPFPVSSFRVASADQIATLRELGLTEVRYVPKKSDPEQRELVPAAWSVPEMTVPSAQGPDAPGATATVDPEAQRRRELLEAQNRTLAACNQRFGEATRQYQALERVASEHPDQARTKGDALVAGCVSELLENGDSVIRLLSEGVGERNALHPINVMVISLLLGRALGMKSSELHDLGIAALIHDLGKLKLPPNLRQPTPSMIPMERTRYESHVGESVAFATRMGLPEAVLTAIARHHEMADGSGFPLRLSGPDLGRAGQVLALVNRYDRMCNPANGVDALTPHEALSVIFAQLKARFDSVVLGAFIRMMGVYPPGSIVQLVNDRYAIVASVNSSRPLRPKVIVHDSRVPKDEAPILDLETVPELGIRRSLKPAQLPRDALDYLSPRQRICYFFERAVSPGNEEAGS from the coding sequence GTGAACTCCTCCATCCTCATCGATATCAGCCAACTGCGCGTCGGCATGTACATCCAGCTCGATGTGGGCTGGATGCACCATCCGTTCCCGGTGAGCAGTTTCCGGGTGGCATCGGCGGACCAGATCGCGACGTTGCGGGAACTGGGGCTCACCGAGGTGCGATACGTCCCCAAGAAAAGCGATCCGGAGCAAAGAGAGCTGGTTCCGGCCGCCTGGAGCGTGCCGGAGATGACGGTGCCCTCGGCCCAGGGACCGGATGCCCCCGGCGCCACGGCCACCGTGGACCCGGAGGCGCAGCGCCGGCGCGAATTGCTGGAGGCGCAGAACCGCACCTTGGCGGCCTGCAACCAGCGGTTCGGAGAGGCCACCCGGCAGTACCAGGCACTCGAACGCGTTGCGTCCGAGCACCCGGACCAGGCCCGCACCAAGGGCGATGCGCTGGTGGCTGGCTGCGTGTCGGAACTCCTCGAGAACGGTGACTCCGTCATCCGGTTGCTGTCGGAGGGCGTTGGCGAGCGCAATGCCCTGCACCCCATCAACGTGATGGTGATCTCCCTGCTGCTGGGCCGTGCCCTGGGCATGAAGAGCTCCGAGCTGCATGATCTCGGCATCGCGGCCCTGATCCATGACCTGGGCAAGCTCAAGCTGCCGCCGAACCTGCGCCAGCCCACACCCTCGATGATCCCCATGGAGCGAACGCGCTACGAGTCCCACGTGGGCGAGTCCGTGGCATTCGCCACGCGCATGGGGCTGCCCGAAGCGGTGCTGACGGCCATTGCGCGGCATCACGAAATGGCCGATGGCAGCGGGTTCCCCCTGCGGCTGTCGGGGCCTGACCTGGGACGCGCGGGGCAGGTGCTGGCGCTGGTCAACCGGTACGACCGCATGTGCAACCCGGCCAACGGCGTGGATGCGCTCACGCCCCACGAGGCGTTGTCCGTCATCTTCGCGCAGCTCAAGGCGCGCTTCGATTCCGTGGTTCTGGGGGCATTCATCCGCATGATGGGGGTGTACCCGCCGGGCTCCATTGTCCAGTTGGTCAATGACCGCTATGCGATCGTTGCCTCGGTCAACTCGTCGCGGCCCCTGCGGCCCAAGGTCATCGTGCACGATTCCCGTGTGCCCAAGGACGAAGCACCGATCTTGGACCTGGAAACGGTGCCCGAGCTGGGCATCCGGCGCAGCCTCAAGCCCGCGCAGCTGCCGCGCGATGCGCTGGACTATCTCTCTCCCCGTCAGCGCATCTGTTACTTTTTCGAGCGTGCGGTCAGTCCCGGCAATGAAGAGGCAGGTTCGTGA
- a CDS encoding bifunctional diguanylate cyclase/phosphodiesterase, with amino-acid sequence MRVSQSHGWLDALQEAVWLVDEASLLILHANAAAQRLVGTPVSAMVGASVLGLATTPQDQAFWGEPAEVVAGGIHSHTRLLRADGTLVPVDRQVSRVPWGAAGGDTVYMLTMLDRSAQEATERELETLLSELRATLDSAADGMLVCSLDGRVRAFNQRLAQLWNIPRDLLLERDDGAVYAHMATQVNDAAAYSERLAAIAREPMQESTDILVLRNGAVLELRTVPQFSQGRPVGRVYSFRDITRQTEIQASLRLAARVFESSLDAIFIADSQHRVLRMNPGCERLVGPSAKSFEGNTAASLFGGGPDAAFMEQVLQGWSSEGFWEGELWLPRDNGTYCAVQLSWVALRDDEGRLVQSIGFMRDLTLQHAAQKRIEELAYSDVLTGLPNRLLLSQRVDTAIQGARQSDTGFAILFLDLDRFKIINDSLGHPFGDRVLQLVAERLQACLRQTDMLCRLGGDEFVIYLHGGDAVVAESVARRILDDMLKPFMLDGMGFSIQCSIGMALYPQDGATLDDLIKQADTAMYRVKERGRGSYGFYQPQMNANLLSRMQMEHAMRQALGLDRMAVHYQPQVNMATGRITGAEALIRWTDPEFGAVSPGQFIPLAEESGYIVTLGAWVMEQAVREAAVWMHSGMPIMISVNVSALEFRQPDFVDRITRLLAVHQLPPTLLELELTETILLQDAQEMEQRLRVLAGLGIGLAIDDFGTGYSSLAYLKKLPIHKLKIDQSFVRGLPDDDGDRAIVSAIISMGRAMHVEVVAEGVETETQQAVLLQMQCDHYQGFLCAPGLPAHEFRALLGKPLPLKAQGRRNSVQT; translated from the coding sequence GTGAGGGTTTCGCAATCCCACGGCTGGCTTGACGCGCTGCAGGAAGCCGTCTGGCTTGTCGATGAGGCCAGCCTGCTCATCCTGCACGCGAATGCCGCCGCGCAGCGGCTGGTAGGGACCCCCGTGTCCGCCATGGTCGGTGCATCGGTGCTTGGCCTGGCCACCACGCCGCAGGACCAGGCGTTCTGGGGGGAGCCGGCCGAGGTGGTGGCGGGCGGCATCCATTCCCACACCCGTCTTCTGCGTGCGGATGGCACGCTGGTGCCCGTGGACCGGCAGGTAAGCCGCGTGCCCTGGGGGGCGGCGGGCGGCGATACGGTGTACATGCTGACCATGCTGGACCGCAGTGCCCAGGAGGCCACCGAGCGCGAACTGGAAACCCTGCTGTCCGAACTGCGCGCAACCCTGGACTCCGCGGCCGACGGCATGCTCGTCTGCAGCCTTGATGGCCGGGTGCGGGCGTTCAATCAGCGCCTTGCACAGCTGTGGAACATTCCGCGCGACCTGCTCCTTGAGCGTGACGACGGGGCGGTGTATGCCCACATGGCCACGCAGGTGAACGATGCGGCGGCCTATTCGGAGCGCCTGGCCGCGATTGCGCGCGAGCCGATGCAGGAGAGCACTGACATCCTGGTGCTGCGCAACGGCGCGGTGCTGGAGCTGCGCACGGTCCCCCAGTTCAGCCAGGGGCGGCCGGTGGGGCGTGTGTACTCGTTCCGGGACATCACCCGGCAGACCGAGATACAAGCCAGCCTGCGCCTTGCCGCCAGGGTGTTCGAATCCAGCCTGGACGCGATCTTCATCGCCGACAGCCAGCACCGGGTCCTGCGCATGAACCCGGGATGCGAGCGCCTCGTGGGCCCGTCGGCCAAGTCGTTCGAGGGCAACACGGCGGCCTCCCTCTTTGGCGGCGGCCCCGATGCGGCGTTCATGGAACAGGTGCTGCAAGGTTGGTCCAGCGAAGGCTTCTGGGAAGGCGAGCTGTGGCTTCCCCGGGACAACGGGACCTATTGCGCGGTGCAGCTGTCGTGGGTGGCGTTGCGCGACGACGAGGGGCGGCTGGTGCAGAGCATCGGCTTCATGCGCGACCTGACGCTGCAGCATGCGGCCCAGAAGCGCATCGAAGAGCTGGCGTACAGCGATGTGCTCACAGGGCTGCCCAACCGGCTGCTTCTGTCGCAGCGGGTGGACACGGCCATCCAGGGCGCCCGCCAGAGCGACACCGGCTTCGCGATCCTGTTCCTGGACCTCGACCGTTTCAAGATCATCAATGACTCGTTGGGCCATCCCTTTGGCGACCGGGTGCTGCAGCTGGTGGCCGAGCGATTGCAGGCCTGCCTGCGCCAGACGGACATGCTGTGCCGGCTGGGCGGGGATGAGTTCGTCATCTATCTGCACGGTGGGGATGCCGTGGTGGCCGAGAGCGTGGCGCGCCGTATCCTGGACGACATGCTCAAGCCCTTCATGCTCGACGGCATGGGTTTCTCCATCCAGTGCAGCATCGGCATGGCGCTGTACCCGCAGGACGGGGCCACGCTGGACGACCTCATCAAGCAGGCCGATACCGCCATGTACCGCGTCAAGGAGCGCGGCCGGGGCAGCTATGGCTTCTACCAGCCGCAAATGAACGCCAACCTGCTGTCGCGCATGCAGATGGAGCATGCGATGCGCCAGGCGCTGGGTCTGGACCGCATGGCGGTGCACTACCAGCCGCAGGTCAACATGGCCACGGGGCGCATCACGGGCGCCGAGGCCCTGATCCGCTGGACCGACCCTGAATTCGGCGCGGTCTCGCCCGGGCAGTTCATCCCCCTCGCGGAGGAGTCCGGCTACATCGTCACGCTGGGTGCCTGGGTTATGGAGCAGGCCGTGCGCGAGGCGGCGGTGTGGATGCACAGCGGCATGCCCATCATGATCTCGGTGAACGTGTCCGCGCTGGAGTTTCGCCAGCCCGATTTCGTGGACCGGATCACGCGCCTGCTGGCGGTGCACCAGCTGCCGCCCACGCTGCTGGAGCTGGAGCTGACCGAAACCATCCTGCTGCAGGATGCGCAGGAGATGGAGCAGCGCCTGCGCGTGCTGGCCGGCCTGGGCATTGGCCTCGCCATCGATGATTTCGGCACGGGCTATTCCAGCCTGGCGTACCTGAAGAAGCTGCCGATCCACAAGCTCAAGATCGACCAGTCGTTCGTGCGCGGGCTGCCCGACGACGATGGCGACCGGGCCATCGTGAGCGCGATCATCAGCATGGGGCGCGCCATGCATGTGGAGGTGGTGGCGGAGGGCGTGGAAACCGAAACCCAGCAGGCGGTGCTGCTTCAGATGCAATGCGACCACTACCAGGGTTTTCTGTGCGCGCCCGGGCTTCCTGCCCACGAATTTCGTGCCCTGCTGGGCAAGCCGCTGCCCTTGAAGGCGCAGGGCCGGCGCAATTCCGTCCAGACCTAG
- a CDS encoding sulfite exporter TauE/SafE family protein — protein MLDPLLIVELGVLGLATGFLAGLLGIGGGMLLVPFMTYILGAQKVAPDLAVKMAIATSMATIMFTSISSVRAHHQRGAVRWDIVKRLAPGIVLGGFIASLGVFALLKGSFLAIFFALFVSFSASQMFLDKKPAPSRQMPAGAGQVAAGGVIGFLSGLVGAGGGFVSVPFMTWCNVPIHNAVATSAALGFPIALANVVGYVIGGQNVSGLPPASLGYIWLPALAVIATCSVLTAPLGARAAHSLPVKQLKRVFASLLFGLAAYMLWKGIAAS, from the coding sequence ATGCTGGATCCTCTCCTGATCGTTGAACTCGGTGTACTGGGCCTGGCAACCGGCTTTCTGGCCGGCCTGCTCGGCATCGGCGGCGGCATGCTGCTGGTGCCGTTCATGACGTACATCCTGGGTGCCCAGAAGGTGGCACCGGACCTCGCGGTGAAGATGGCCATCGCGACCTCCATGGCGACGATCATGTTCACCTCGATCTCCAGCGTGCGCGCGCACCACCAGCGTGGGGCGGTGCGCTGGGACATCGTCAAGCGCCTGGCGCCCGGCATCGTGCTCGGTGGATTCATCGCCAGCCTGGGCGTGTTCGCGCTCCTCAAGGGCTCGTTCCTGGCGATCTTCTTCGCGCTGTTCGTGAGTTTTTCGGCCTCTCAGATGTTCCTGGACAAGAAGCCCGCCCCCTCGCGCCAGATGCCTGCCGGCGCGGGGCAGGTGGCGGCGGGCGGCGTGATCGGGTTCCTGTCGGGGCTGGTGGGTGCCGGCGGCGGCTTCGTGAGCGTGCCGTTCATGACGTGGTGCAACGTGCCCATCCACAATGCCGTGGCCACCAGCGCCGCGCTCGGCTTTCCCATCGCCCTCGCCAACGTGGTGGGCTACGTGATTGGCGGCCAGAACGTGAGCGGATTGCCCCCGGCATCGCTGGGCTACATCTGGCTTCCCGCCCTGGCGGTGATCGCGACCTGCAGCGTGCTCACCGCGCCCCTGGGCGCCAGGGCGGCGCACAGCCTGCCGGTCAAGCAACTCAAGCGCGTGTTCGCATCCCTGCTCTTCGGCCTGGCGGCCTACATGCTCTGGAAGGGCATCGCGGCCTCCTGA
- a CDS encoding cell division protein ZapA: protein MKQIEVQILQQSYLLTCPEGHESRLLDAVERVDTAMTRIRDAGKVRARERIAVLAALNLAFEIADREAADLAAGAAAKSSPPPAAQPGAQAALPLPERDEDHLKALVQRLDEALGEDGRLL from the coding sequence ATGAAGCAAATCGAGGTGCAGATCCTGCAGCAAAGCTACCTGCTGACCTGCCCCGAGGGGCATGAAAGCCGCTTGCTGGATGCCGTTGAACGCGTCGACACGGCCATGACCCGCATCCGCGACGCCGGCAAGGTGCGCGCCCGTGAACGCATCGCGGTGCTGGCCGCGCTGAACCTGGCTTTCGAGATTGCGGACCGCGAGGCGGCCGACCTGGCGGCGGGCGCGGCCGCCAAGTCCTCCCCGCCGCCTGCGGCACAGCCCGGAGCACAGGCCGCCTTGCCCCTGCCCGAGCGGGACGAGGACCACCTCAAGGCCCTGGTCCAGCGGCTCGACGAGGCATTGGGCGAGGACGGGCGCCTGCTCTGA
- a CDS encoding DUF904 domain-containing protein, giving the protein MATPSTTDQIAERVERLLLRHAELQRTNALLADQVAALAQERDSLKSRLSAARARVDALLERLPAAAPVTKESE; this is encoded by the coding sequence ATGGCAACACCGTCCACCACCGACCAGATCGCCGAGCGCGTCGAACGCCTGCTGCTGCGGCACGCGGAACTGCAACGCACCAACGCGCTGCTCGCCGATCAGGTGGCCGCCCTCGCGCAGGAGCGGGATTCGCTCAAATCGCGCCTGAGCGCGGCCCGCGCCCGGGTTGACGCGCTGCTGGAGCGGCTGCCCGCGGCGGCCCCTGTCACGAAAGAATCCGAATGA
- a CDS encoding TonB-dependent receptor produces the protein MKIRTSRARLAAPLCLRPALVALAVVGACSVQAQQADAGGPVLLAQNLRAPSLTETVVTATRTPQPLSDLVADVTVLDRETIETSGATGLADVLARVPGIEFSRNGGPGTTTGVFLRGAESRFTAVYIDGVRIDSQSTGGAAWESIPLAQIDRIEVLRGPAGAVYGSDAMGGVVQIFTKRGENGTAPYVGVGFGSHGTRKIEAGVSGASGTIDYALGIAREESKGFNARTVATQNPDRDGYESTSANARVGLQVNAMHRLEGTLLVNDLDSGYDSGLGKDDRNKHRLHALGLNWQAQWTPQYKTRLQLTDSRDRYETKPSVYLSDTHLRGYLFQNEWREGAHLLTAALERREDNLENKPIDRKRSQDAVALGYGYSAGGHTVQANVRHDSDSEFGGKGTGSLAYGYAFAPQWRATASVGTAFRAPTLYHRFSEYGTGSLNPESSRNVEVGLRWAEGGSSFSATAYRNRVQDLITFGAAGPCPSDFGCYVNTARAEYKGVTLAGSYRLGGVQLRGSLDLQNPRDLATGKLLARRSKRHGTLGADTQLAGWTVGAEVQASGRRFDNAANTTVLGGYTLVSLYASTRVARDFTLVARVDNLADKHYELARTYATAGRTAYVGVKWAPQ, from the coding sequence ATGAAAATCCGTACCTCTCGTGCGCGCCTTGCTGCGCCGCTGTGCCTGCGTCCCGCGCTGGTGGCGCTGGCCGTTGTGGGCGCCTGCTCCGTGCAGGCCCAGCAGGCCGATGCCGGCGGCCCCGTGCTGCTGGCGCAGAACCTGCGCGCGCCCTCGCTGACCGAAACCGTGGTGACCGCCACGCGCACGCCCCAGCCCTTGTCCGACCTGGTGGCCGATGTGACCGTCCTGGATCGCGAGACCATCGAAACCAGTGGCGCCACCGGCCTGGCCGACGTGCTCGCCCGTGTCCCCGGCATCGAGTTCTCGCGCAACGGCGGCCCCGGCACGACCACGGGCGTGTTCCTGCGCGGCGCTGAGTCGCGCTTCACGGCCGTGTACATCGACGGCGTGCGCATCGATTCCCAATCCACCGGCGGCGCGGCATGGGAGTCGATCCCGCTGGCGCAGATCGACCGCATCGAAGTGCTGCGCGGCCCGGCGGGCGCGGTCTATGGCTCCGACGCCATGGGTGGGGTGGTGCAGATCTTCACCAAGCGCGGCGAAAACGGCACCGCGCCCTATGTGGGCGTGGGGTTCGGCAGCCACGGCACGCGCAAGATCGAAGCCGGTGTGAGCGGTGCCAGCGGCACGATCGACTACGCGCTGGGCATTGCACGCGAGGAAAGCAAGGGCTTCAACGCGCGCACCGTCGCCACGCAGAACCCCGACCGCGACGGGTATGAAAGCACCTCTGCCAACGCGCGGGTGGGCCTGCAGGTCAACGCCATGCACCGGCTGGAAGGCACGCTGCTGGTCAACGACCTCGACAGCGGCTACGACAGCGGACTGGGCAAGGATGACCGCAACAAGCACAGGCTGCATGCCCTGGGCCTGAACTGGCAGGCGCAATGGACCCCGCAGTACAAGACGCGCCTGCAGCTGACCGATTCGCGCGACAGGTACGAAACCAAGCCCTCGGTGTACCTGAGCGATACCCACCTGCGCGGCTACCTGTTCCAGAATGAATGGCGCGAGGGTGCGCACCTGTTGACCGCCGCGCTGGAGCGCCGCGAAGACAATCTGGAAAACAAGCCCATCGACCGCAAGCGCTCGCAGGACGCCGTTGCGCTGGGCTATGGCTACAGCGCGGGCGGCCACACGGTGCAGGCCAATGTGCGGCACGACTCGGACAGCGAGTTCGGCGGCAAGGGCACGGGCAGCCTGGCCTACGGCTACGCCTTTGCACCCCAGTGGCGCGCGACGGCATCGGTGGGCACGGCCTTCCGGGCCCCCACGCTGTACCACCGCTTCAGCGAGTACGGCACGGGGTCGCTCAATCCCGAGAGCAGCCGCAATGTCGAGGTGGGCCTGCGCTGGGCCGAGGGCGGCAGCAGCTTCTCCGCCACCGCCTACCGTAACCGGGTGCAGGATCTGATCACGTTCGGGGCCGCAGGGCCTTGTCCGTCGGATTTCGGCTGCTACGTGAACACCGCGCGGGCCGAGTACAAGGGAGTGACGCTGGCGGGTTCGTACCGCCTCGGCGGCGTGCAGCTGCGCGGCTCGCTCGATCTGCAGAACCCGCGCGACCTGGCCACGGGCAAGCTGCTGGCCCGCCGCTCCAAGCGCCACGGCACGCTCGGAGCCGACACGCAACTCGCTGGCTGGACGGTGGGCGCCGAGGTGCAGGCCTCTGGCCGCCGCTTCGACAACGCCGCCAACACCACGGTGCTGGGCGGCTACACGCTGGTCAGCCTGTATGCCAGCACGCGGGTTGCTCGCGATTTCACCCTGGTGGCGCGCGTGGACAACCTGGCCGACAAGCACTATGAGCTGGCCCGCACTTACGCCACCGCGGGCCGCACCGCCTACGTCGGCGTGAAGTGGGCCCCGCAGTGA
- a CDS encoding cobyrinate a,c-diamide synthase, which yields MTSCPALLIAAPASGQGKTTVTAALARLHARQGRRVRVFKCGPDFLDPHWHQLASGAPVHQLDLWMNGEADCAQRLHDAARASDLVLIEGVMGLFDGTPSAADLARHFGVPVLAVVDASAMAGTFGALAYGLRHYRPGLPWAGVLANRVGSARHADMLQGGLHDAEDWMGALMRVQSGTAPAAGKAGAALLPERHLGLVAAHELPDSLQRLDAAADALAATPLGQMTLEDLQRWAVDFPAPAMVAAVPPLLAGRTVAMGRDAGFCFIYAANVQCLEQMGARVVFFSPLHDAALPDCDAVWLPGGYPELHTAQIAANTGMQASLRAHGAAGKPLWAECGGMMALFDSITLADGGTAPLWGLLPGRVTMQKRLAALGPQQLAVAGHTLRGHTFHYSTSDSSAPVVARTARPHEAVAPDAGEALYQQGSLHASYFHAWFPSSPEAVAHLLGGVSA from the coding sequence ATGACCAGCTGCCCCGCGCTGCTGATTGCCGCCCCGGCCTCCGGCCAGGGCAAGACCACCGTCACCGCGGCCCTGGCGCGCCTGCATGCGCGGCAGGGCCGGCGGGTGCGGGTGTTCAAGTGCGGGCCGGATTTTCTGGACCCGCACTGGCACCAGCTGGCCAGCGGAGCGCCGGTGCACCAGCTCGACCTGTGGATGAACGGCGAGGCGGACTGCGCGCAGCGCCTGCATGACGCGGCGCGCGCGTCGGACCTGGTCCTGATCGAAGGCGTGATGGGGCTGTTTGACGGCACCCCCAGCGCGGCCGACCTGGCCCGGCACTTTGGTGTGCCCGTGCTGGCCGTGGTCGATGCCTCGGCCATGGCGGGCACCTTTGGCGCGCTGGCCTACGGCTTGCGCCACTACCGGCCGGGCCTGCCCTGGGCGGGGGTGCTGGCCAATCGCGTAGGCAGCGCGCGCCATGCCGACATGCTGCAGGGTGGCTTGCACGATGCGGAGGACTGGATGGGGGCGCTGATGCGGGTGCAGTCTGGCACTGCGCCCGCTGCGGGCAAGGCCGGTGCGGCGCTGCTGCCCGAACGCCACCTGGGTCTGGTCGCGGCGCATGAGCTGCCCGACAGCCTGCAGCGTCTGGACGCCGCCGCCGATGCCCTTGCGGCCACGCCCCTGGGCCAGATGACGCTGGAGGACCTGCAGCGCTGGGCCGTGGACTTTCCGGCCCCCGCGATGGTTGCGGCCGTGCCGCCCCTGCTGGCGGGCCGCACCGTGGCCATGGGACGCGACGCCGGGTTCTGTTTCATCTACGCCGCCAATGTGCAATGCCTTGAACAGATGGGCGCGCGTGTGGTGTTCTTCTCGCCCCTGCACGATGCCGCGCTGCCCGACTGCGATGCCGTGTGGCTGCCCGGCGGCTACCCCGAGCTGCACACCGCGCAGATAGCGGCCAACACCGGCATGCAAGCCAGCCTGCGCGCCCATGGGGCCGCAGGCAAACCCCTGTGGGCCGAGTGCGGCGGCATGATGGCGCTGTTTGATTCCATCACCCTGGCCGACGGCGGCACGGCACCGCTCTGGGGCCTGCTGCCCGGCCGCGTGACCATGCAAAAACGCCTGGCGGCGCTCGGGCCGCAGCAACTGGCGGTGGCGGGGCACACCCTGCGCGGCCACACCTTCCACTACTCGACCAGCGACAGCAGCGCCCCCGTGGTGGCCCGCACGGCCCGCCCCCATGAAGCGGTTGCGCCGGATGCGGGCGAGGCGCTGTACCAGCAGGGCAGCCTCCACGCCAGCTACTTCCATGCGTGGTTTCCGTCCAGCCCCGAGGCCGTGGCGCATCTGCTGGGAGGCGTCTCGGCATGA